A DNA window from Rossellomorea marisflavi contains the following coding sequences:
- a CDS encoding LysR family transcriptional regulator, translating to MELLQLKYFQTVAYTEHLSNAAKQLTIAQPSLSLTIKRLEDELGTKLFDRKGRNIQLSASGKILLKHVNRIFIELENAQAEIEREEHHLANTIKIAISNPRFLSGLISEYINLSPETTIIQSIRGKSDILSSLKRGEVELGIAGDTVQDEELESRLLVNEDLVLALPSNHRLTGKTELSLSHVANEPFITLANNEEYRSFTSMLCEKAGFTPNTAFEVDSNLLVEIIKLDQGVALLPISICRKLGLNYRPLTDHSATYPVRLYWRKNKVLPSSTEGLRIFILSYYTDHHHLFKA from the coding sequence ATGGAACTTTTACAGCTCAAATACTTTCAGACCGTTGCCTATACCGAGCATCTCTCGAATGCGGCGAAACAGCTTACCATTGCCCAGCCTTCCCTGAGTCTGACCATTAAACGGCTAGAAGATGAGCTGGGAACCAAACTCTTCGACCGGAAAGGACGGAATATTCAATTGAGCGCTTCGGGGAAGATCCTCCTGAAGCACGTAAACCGGATCTTCATCGAACTGGAAAATGCACAGGCTGAAATTGAACGGGAGGAGCATCACCTGGCCAACACCATCAAAATCGCCATTTCCAACCCCCGGTTCCTCTCCGGCCTGATCAGTGAGTATATCAATCTCTCACCTGAAACAACGATCATTCAATCCATCAGGGGGAAAAGCGATATCCTCTCTAGTTTAAAACGGGGGGAGGTCGAACTCGGGATAGCTGGCGATACGGTTCAGGATGAAGAACTGGAGAGCCGTTTGCTTGTAAATGAGGATCTTGTGCTGGCCCTGCCCTCCAACCACAGATTGACAGGCAAAACCGAGTTATCGCTCAGTCATGTGGCCAATGAACCCTTCATCACACTGGCCAATAATGAAGAATACCGCAGTTTTACATCCATGCTTTGTGAGAAAGCTGGTTTCACGCCGAATACGGCCTTTGAGGTGGATTCCAATCTATTGGTTGAAATCATCAAATTGGATCAAGGAGTGGCATTGCTCCCGATTTCCATTTGCAGAAAGCTGGGATTGAATTATCGTCCATTGACGGATCATTCCGCTACCTACCCGGTGAGACTATATTGGAGAAAGAACAAGGTGCTCCCCTCTTCAACGGAGGGCCTTCGAATTTTTATTTTGTCGTATTATACAGACCACCATCACCTTTTCAAGGCGTGA
- a CDS encoding vitamin B12-dependent ribonucleotide reductase → MTVASKENMSLNIERLNEDIRLFPQVHEITPDMKTTHKGVSRLVMIDRYSFKDTEKITLSAGDFVVLTIKEDPKFPARGLGYIKEIDFENKKAHVWIEEEYRSAIEKPEEMETGIVLRNLDVIEKPLEVFYEQIAKRNATGLAEVEETPELKQVWFEKFYHELVNLHFVPAGRVLYGAGAGTDVTYFNCYVMPFVQDSREGISEHRKQVMEIMSRGGGVGTNGSTLRPRNTLAKGVNGKSSGSVSWLDDIAKLTHLVEQGGSRRGAQMIMLSDWHPDIVEFIISKMQNPRILRYLLENTEDETIKKAAQDKLKFTPLTEQEEAMYQGILNYRHIPGYGGFDEKILRGAEEKLNTGGTYSVHNPEFLTGANISVCLTSDFMDAVENDEEYELRFPDVESYDADTMAFYNEEWHNVGDVREWEQMGYKVRTYRKIKAKELWNLINVCATYSAEPGIFFIDNANDMTNAKAYGQKVVATNPCGEQPLAPYSVCNLAAVNLAEFADKDAKTVDFEKLKQTVEVGVRMQDNVIDATPYFLDENKTQALGERRVGLGVMGLADLLIYCEKEYGSEEGNKLVDEVFEVIATTAYRASIELSKEKGSFPFLVGSTDAETQAIRERFTQTGFMEKMPEDVKEGILEHGIRNSHLLTVAPTGSTGTMVGVSTGLEPYFSFTYYRSGRLGKFIEVKADIVEDYLSRNPGASADELPEWFVSSMSLAPEAHADVQCVIQNWIDSSISKTVNAPRGYTVEQVQKVYERLYKGGAKGGTVYVDGSRDSQVLTLKAEENSFDDEEETIVETAKKPVVLVDTIQDVRSTDVTIGSEVGNTCPVCRKGTVKDMGGCNTCTNCGAQLKCGL, encoded by the coding sequence ATGACTGTTGCGTCGAAAGAAAATATGAGTTTAAACATTGAGAGATTGAATGAAGATATCCGTTTGTTCCCACAGGTGCACGAGATCACCCCGGATATGAAGACCACCCATAAAGGTGTATCCCGCCTGGTGATGATCGACCGATACTCATTCAAGGATACCGAAAAAATCACCCTCTCAGCAGGTGACTTCGTTGTTCTGACCATCAAGGAAGATCCGAAGTTCCCGGCACGCGGCCTTGGATATATCAAAGAAATCGATTTTGAGAACAAAAAGGCACACGTCTGGATCGAAGAAGAATACCGGAGTGCAATCGAAAAGCCGGAGGAAATGGAGACGGGCATCGTCCTGCGTAATCTGGATGTGATCGAAAAGCCCCTTGAAGTATTCTACGAGCAGATTGCCAAGCGTAACGCAACAGGTCTGGCAGAAGTGGAAGAAACTCCTGAACTGAAGCAAGTCTGGTTCGAGAAATTCTATCATGAATTGGTGAACCTGCACTTTGTACCGGCAGGACGCGTCCTTTACGGGGCAGGGGCAGGAACGGATGTTACATACTTCAACTGCTACGTCATGCCGTTTGTGCAGGATTCACGTGAAGGTATATCCGAACACCGGAAACAGGTAATGGAAATCATGAGCCGCGGAGGCGGGGTGGGGACCAATGGTTCTACACTGCGTCCACGCAATACGCTGGCGAAAGGCGTGAACGGAAAATCTTCAGGATCTGTATCGTGGCTTGATGATATTGCCAAGCTTACTCACCTTGTCGAGCAGGGCGGCTCACGCCGCGGTGCCCAGATGATCATGCTATCAGACTGGCATCCGGATATCGTGGAATTCATCATCTCCAAAATGCAGAATCCCCGTATCCTCCGCTACTTGCTTGAGAATACGGAAGATGAGACCATCAAGAAAGCGGCTCAGGATAAATTGAAATTCACACCGCTCACCGAGCAGGAAGAAGCGATGTATCAGGGAATCCTGAATTACAGACATATCCCTGGTTACGGAGGCTTTGATGAGAAGATCCTGAGGGGTGCAGAAGAGAAGCTTAATACCGGTGGAACCTACAGCGTTCACAATCCGGAGTTCCTCACCGGCGCCAACATCTCAGTCTGCCTCACAAGCGACTTCATGGATGCAGTCGAGAATGACGAAGAGTATGAGCTTCGCTTCCCGGATGTCGAAAGCTATGATGCCGACACGATGGCATTCTATAATGAAGAGTGGCATAACGTCGGGGATGTTCGCGAATGGGAACAGATGGGCTATAAAGTGAGAACCTATCGCAAGATCAAGGCGAAGGAACTCTGGAATCTGATCAACGTATGTGCGACATACTCTGCAGAACCTGGAATCTTCTTCATCGACAATGCCAATGATATGACGAATGCAAAAGCATACGGTCAAAAAGTCGTGGCAACCAACCCTTGTGGTGAACAGCCTCTGGCTCCGTATTCCGTATGCAACCTTGCTGCCGTCAATCTCGCTGAATTCGCAGATAAGGATGCGAAAACCGTTGATTTTGAGAAGCTTAAGCAAACAGTCGAAGTCGGTGTGCGCATGCAGGACAATGTCATCGATGCGACTCCATACTTCCTTGATGAGAATAAAACACAGGCACTCGGAGAACGCCGTGTCGGTCTCGGTGTCATGGGACTTGCCGATCTTCTGATCTACTGTGAGAAAGAATACGGCTCAGAAGAAGGCAACAAGCTCGTTGATGAGGTATTCGAGGTCATCGCGACGACTGCCTACCGTGCATCCATCGAGCTTTCCAAAGAAAAAGGGAGCTTCCCGTTCTTGGTCGGAAGCACCGATGCTGAAACACAAGCCATCCGTGAACGCTTCACGCAGACGGGCTTCATGGAGAAAATGCCTGAAGATGTGAAGGAAGGAATCCTTGAGCACGGAATCCGTAACTCCCATCTGTTGACGGTTGCACCGACCGGATCGACCGGAACGATGGTAGGAGTATCCACAGGTCTTGAGCCATACTTCTCCTTCACTTATTATAGAAGCGGAAGACTCGGTAAATTCATCGAAGTCAAAGCGGATATTGTAGAAGATTATCTATCAAGAAATCCAGGAGCCAGTGCAGATGAGCTGCCTGAGTGGTTCGTTTCATCCATGAGCCTGGCACCGGAAGCACATGCGGACGTTCAATGTGTGATCCAGAACTGGATTGACAGCTCCATCTCCAAAACGGTCAACGCCCCGCGCGGTTACACAGTGGAGCAGGTGCAAAAAGTGTACGAACGCCTCTATAAAGGTGGCGCTAAAGGCGGTACCGTGTATGTAGACGGAAGCCGTGATTCACAGGTCCTCACCCTCAAAGCAGAAGAAAACAGCTTTGACGATGAAGAAGAGACCATTGTAGAAACAGCGAAAAAACCCGTTGTTCTTGTAGACACGATCCAGGATGTGCGCTCGACTGATGTGACTATCGGATCGGAAGTCGGCAACACATGCCCGGTCTGCCGTAAAGGGACAGTCAAAGACATGGGCGGATGCAACACATGCACGAACTGTGGTGCACAGCTCAAATGCGGACTGTAA